In one window of Erwinia tasmaniensis Et1/99 DNA:
- the sufE gene encoding cysteine desulfuration protein SufE — MATLPDKEKLVRNFNRCANQEEKYLYMIELGARLPAGTDSLQQPENIVPGCQSQVWIVVDVDQNGLVVLHGESDAALVKGLIAIVFTLYQSMTPQEIVDFDVRPWFADLSLMQQLTPSRSQGLEAMIRAIRQKSLLLSQR; from the coding sequence ATGGCAACTTTGCCAGATAAAGAAAAGCTGGTGCGCAATTTTAATCGCTGCGCCAACCAGGAAGAGAAGTATCTTTATATGATTGAGCTGGGAGCGAGACTACCAGCAGGCACCGATTCGCTACAGCAGCCTGAAAATATTGTTCCGGGTTGCCAGAGCCAGGTTTGGATTGTTGTAGATGTTGACCAGAACGGCCTTGTCGTACTTCATGGAGAGAGTGACGCAGCGCTGGTTAAAGGGCTGATTGCAATCGTTTTTACCCTCTATCAATCAATGACGCCGCAGGAAATCGTCGATTTTGATGTGCGTCCGTGGTTCGCGGACCTGTCTTTGATGCAACAGCTGACCCCATCGCGTTCGCAGGGCCTTGAAGCAATGATCCGCGCCATTCGTCAAAAGTCACTGCTTTTAAGCCAGCGCTAA
- the sufS gene encoding cysteine desulfurase SufS, which yields MSFDLARVRAEFPLLAREVNGQPLAYLDSAASAQKPQAVIEAESQFYRNGYAAVHRGIHTLSAEATTEMENVRVQAAAFLNAASAEEIVFVKGTTEAINLVANSWGSSQLQPGDNIIITEMEHHANIVPWQMVAQRTGAEVRFIPLTPQGELDIAQLPLLMDSRTRLLAVTQVSNVLGTENPVKELVAQAKAAGVVTLIDGAQAVMHHSVDVQDLDCDFYVFSGHKIYGPTGIGILYGRKALLDQMPPWEGGGAMIATVSLTNGTTYAAAPWRFEAGSPNTAAIIGLGAALKWIGELGLDVICQRERELMRYALDKLALVPDIIIYGPSQRSGVVAFNLGKHHAFDVGSFLDQYGIAIRTGHHCAMPLMHYYQVPAMCRASFVLYNTEEEVDRLVAGLTRIHRLLG from the coding sequence ATGAGTTTTGACCTGGCCCGCGTTCGGGCGGAGTTTCCGCTGCTGGCGCGTGAGGTCAACGGACAGCCGCTGGCCTATCTTGACAGCGCTGCCAGCGCGCAGAAGCCGCAGGCGGTAATAGAGGCAGAAAGCCAGTTCTATCGGAACGGCTATGCTGCCGTGCATCGTGGTATCCACACCCTGAGCGCGGAAGCGACCACAGAAATGGAGAACGTTCGCGTTCAGGCCGCCGCTTTCCTTAATGCCGCCAGCGCGGAAGAAATCGTGTTTGTCAAAGGGACCACGGAAGCGATCAATCTGGTGGCCAACAGCTGGGGAAGCAGCCAGCTGCAGCCCGGTGATAACATCATCATTACCGAGATGGAGCACCACGCCAACATTGTGCCCTGGCAAATGGTCGCGCAGCGCACCGGCGCGGAAGTGCGCTTTATCCCGCTTACTCCGCAGGGAGAACTGGATATCGCGCAGCTGCCGCTGCTGATGGATAGCCGCACCCGTCTGCTGGCGGTCACACAGGTTTCAAACGTATTGGGCACGGAAAATCCGGTAAAAGAGCTGGTCGCCCAGGCAAAAGCCGCCGGAGTGGTGACGCTTATTGACGGCGCTCAGGCGGTGATGCACCACAGCGTGGATGTGCAGGATCTGGACTGCGATTTTTATGTTTTTTCCGGGCATAAAATCTATGGCCCCACCGGTATCGGTATCCTGTATGGCCGCAAGGCGCTGCTTGACCAAATGCCGCCGTGGGAAGGGGGAGGCGCCATGATCGCCACCGTCAGCCTGACGAACGGCACGACTTACGCTGCCGCGCCGTGGCGTTTTGAGGCCGGTTCGCCGAATACCGCCGCTATCATTGGTTTGGGCGCTGCGCTGAAATGGATCGGCGAACTGGGGCTGGATGTTATCTGTCAGCGTGAACGGGAGCTGATGCGTTATGCGTTGGATAAGCTGGCGCTAGTGCCTGACATCATCATTTATGGCCCGTCACAGCGTAGCGGGGTTGTCGCGTTTAACCTCGGTAAACACCATGCGTTTGATGTCGGCAGCTTCCTCGATCAGTACGGCATCGCAATTCGCACCGGGCACCACTGCGCGATGCCGCTCATGCACTATTATCAGGTGCCGGCAATGTGCCGAGCCTCTTTTGTCCTGTACAATACCGAAGAAGAAGTTGACCGTCTGGTCGCTGGCTTAACCCGTATTCATCGTTTGCTGGGCTAA
- the sufD gene encoding Fe-S cluster assembly protein SufD, protein MAGLPTRNDNALQQWHHLFETHGESRSMQAQQHWQQLLRLGLPTRKQENWKYTPLDRLLDNQFVQPEPAKLDADTIQSLALPIDAVRLVFVDGRFSSELSDGEHDLFTIQIAQAAERRELNAPVQPEVFLHLTESLAEQVTFIQLARGKAATRPLYLLHISSSSAGELNTSHYRHHLQLDAAAEATVIEHYISLSAAPHFTGSRFTAEVGDNASLAHYNLSFEDSSSYHFSHNDLTLGRDTRVQSHSFLLGAGLTRHHTSTQLNGEGSDLAINSLMLPIDKEVCDSRTWLEHNKGYCQSRQLHKTIVRDRGRAVFNGIIKVAKHALKTDGQMSNNNLLLGRLAEVDTKPQLEIYADDVKCGHGATIGRIDEEQMFYLRSRGIDEAAAQRMIIYAFAAELTEAIANETLKEAVMQRIAQRFPGGLQ, encoded by the coding sequence ATGGCTGGCTTACCGACCAGGAATGATAATGCCCTGCAACAGTGGCACCACCTGTTTGAAACACACGGTGAAAGTCGCTCAATGCAGGCACAACAGCACTGGCAGCAGCTGCTGCGCTTAGGTCTGCCGACGCGTAAGCAGGAAAACTGGAAGTACACACCGCTGGATCGGCTGCTGGATAACCAGTTTGTCCAGCCAGAGCCTGCGAAGCTGGATGCTGACACGATCCAATCACTGGCCTTACCCATCGATGCGGTACGTCTGGTATTTGTCGATGGCCGTTTCTCGTCTGAATTGAGTGATGGTGAGCACGATCTGTTTACCATCCAGATAGCCCAGGCCGCGGAGCGGCGGGAACTGAACGCCCCCGTACAGCCGGAGGTGTTCCTGCATCTGACCGAGAGCCTGGCAGAGCAGGTTACCTTTATTCAGTTGGCGCGTGGCAAAGCGGCGACACGTCCTTTGTATCTGCTGCATATCAGCAGCAGTAGCGCGGGTGAGCTGAACACCTCTCATTATCGTCATCATTTACAGCTGGACGCAGCGGCAGAAGCGACGGTGATTGAGCACTATATCAGCCTGAGTGCGGCGCCCCATTTTACCGGCTCGCGATTTACTGCGGAAGTGGGCGATAACGCCTCACTGGCTCACTACAATCTGTCTTTTGAAGATAGCAGTAGCTACCATTTCTCGCATAACGATCTGACGCTTGGGCGCGATACGCGAGTTCAGAGCCACAGCTTCCTGCTGGGCGCTGGGTTAACGCGCCACCACACCAGTACCCAGTTGAACGGCGAAGGTTCCGATCTGGCGATTAACAGCCTGATGCTGCCGATAGACAAAGAAGTCTGTGACAGCCGTACCTGGCTGGAACATAACAAAGGGTATTGCCAGAGTCGCCAGCTGCATAAAACCATCGTGCGCGACCGTGGCCGTGCTGTGTTCAACGGCATTATCAAGGTGGCGAAGCACGCGCTCAAAACTGACGGTCAGATGAGCAATAACAACCTGCTGTTGGGCCGCTTAGCTGAGGTCGACACCAAGCCTCAGCTTGAAATTTATGCGGATGACGTGAAGTGTGGCCACGGAGCGACTATCGGGCGTATCGACGAAGAGCAGATGTTCTATCTGCGCTCGCGTGGTATCGATGAAGCCGCTGCACAACGCATGATTATTTATGCGTTTGCCGCTGAATTAACGGAAGCTATCGCTAACGAGACGCTAAAAGAAGCCGTGATGCAACGCATCGCGCAGCGTTTCCCCGGAGGCCTGCAATGA
- a CDS encoding major outer membrane lipoprotein, whose amino-acid sequence MNRTKLVLGAVILGSTLLAGCSSNAKIDQLSTDVQTLNAKVDQLSNDVTAIRSDVQAAKDDAARANQRLDNQAHSYRK is encoded by the coding sequence ATGAATCGTACTAAACTGGTGCTGGGCGCGGTAATCCTGGGTTCAACTCTGCTGGCTGGTTGCTCAAGCAACGCTAAAATTGACCAGCTGTCTACCGACGTTCAGACTCTGAACGCGAAAGTTGACCAGCTGAGCAACGACGTGACTGCAATCCGTTCTGACGTTCAGGCTGCTAAAGATGACGCAGCACGCGCTAACCAGCGTCTGGACAACCAGGCTCACTCTTACCGTAAGTAA
- the pykF gene encoding pyruvate kinase PykF, protein MKKTKIVCTIGPKTESEEMLTNLLDAGMNVMRLNFSHGDYQEHGQRITNLRNVMSKSGHQAAILLDTKGPEIRTMKLEGGQDAALKAGQTFTFTTDQSVVGNAQTVAVTYPGFATDLQVGNTVLVDDGLIGMEVLEVTDSTVVCKVLNNGDLGENKGVNLPGVSIQLPALAEKDKHDLIFGCEQGVDFVAASFIRKRSDVIEIREHLKAHGGEHIQIISKIENQEGLNNFDEILDASDGIMVARGDLGVEIPVEEVIFAQKMMIKKCNHARKVVITATQMLDSMIKNPRPTRAEAGDVANAILDGTDAVMLSGESAKGKYPLESVRIMATICERTDRVMKSRIDSQHDNRKMRITEAVCRGAVETAEKLEAPLIVVATEGGKSAKSIRKYFPNATILALTTNAQTSRQLLLSKGIITSVVEKIASTDDFYRLGKAAAEASGYAHKGEVVVMVSGALVPSGTTNTSSVHVL, encoded by the coding sequence ATGAAAAAAACTAAGATCGTTTGTACTATCGGCCCAAAAACCGAATCTGAAGAGATGCTGACCAACCTGCTGGATGCCGGCATGAACGTTATGCGTTTAAACTTTTCCCACGGGGATTACCAGGAACACGGACAGCGCATTACCAATCTGCGTAACGTTATGAGCAAAAGCGGTCACCAGGCGGCCATCCTTCTGGATACCAAAGGTCCTGAGATCCGTACCATGAAGCTGGAAGGTGGACAGGATGCTGCGCTCAAAGCAGGCCAAACCTTTACCTTTACCACCGACCAGAGCGTTGTGGGTAATGCACAAACCGTTGCCGTGACCTATCCTGGCTTCGCAACGGATCTGCAAGTCGGCAATACCGTACTGGTTGACGATGGTCTTATCGGCATGGAAGTTCTCGAAGTGACGGACAGCACCGTCGTCTGTAAAGTGCTGAACAACGGCGACCTGGGCGAGAACAAAGGCGTTAACTTGCCGGGGGTCTCGATTCAGCTTCCGGCGTTGGCCGAGAAAGACAAGCATGACCTGATCTTCGGCTGCGAGCAGGGCGTTGATTTTGTCGCGGCTTCCTTCATTCGTAAACGTTCTGACGTGATTGAGATCCGTGAGCATCTGAAAGCACACGGCGGTGAGCACATTCAGATCATCTCTAAGATTGAAAACCAGGAAGGCCTGAACAACTTCGACGAAATCCTTGATGCCTCTGACGGCATCATGGTTGCCCGTGGTGACCTTGGCGTTGAAATCCCGGTGGAAGAAGTGATCTTCGCGCAGAAAATGATGATCAAAAAGTGTAACCACGCACGTAAAGTGGTGATCACCGCCACCCAGATGCTTGATTCGATGATCAAGAACCCGCGCCCTACCCGTGCAGAAGCCGGCGATGTTGCCAACGCCATCCTCGATGGTACTGATGCAGTGATGCTGTCAGGTGAGAGTGCGAAAGGCAAATATCCGCTGGAATCTGTCCGCATCATGGCGACCATCTGTGAACGTACTGACCGCGTGATGAAAAGCCGCATTGATTCGCAGCATGACAACCGTAAAATGCGCATTACTGAAGCCGTATGCCGTGGTGCCGTTGAAACTGCCGAGAAGTTGGAAGCCCCGCTGATCGTTGTGGCAACAGAAGGCGGTAAGTCTGCGAAGTCAATTCGTAAGTACTTCCCAAATGCCACTATTCTTGCGCTAACGACCAACGCACAGACTTCCCGTCAGCTACTGCTGAGCAAAGGGATTATCACCTCAGTCGTGGAAAAAATTGCGTCTACCGATGATTTCTACCGTCTGGGTAAAGCTGCCGCAGAGGCAAGCGGATATGCTCATAAAGGCGAAGTGGTTGTGATGGTTTCAGGTGCTTTAGTGCCTAGCGGAACCACTAACACTTCATCAGTCCATGTGCTCTGA